TAGGTTTTAACCTCGTACGCATAAGCTGCAGTCTAGATTGCACTGGGCCGTGGACGTCCTGAGATCAGTTACCTGATGGTTTAAAACGTCAAATACGGTCGTTCAGGATATTTGGCATAAGGGACCAGTTACCAATCTGATGAGTATTTCAGAGTTCCGAACACGTCAGACCAGTAAATGAATCCAAAGCTGTCAACTAGTTGCAACTAAAGGTGATTTTATTCGACCTCTTGGTCATAGTTTCGCCGCATGTAATCCCGTATTCTGAAATTCATGCAACTAAAATTTCACATTGAGAAAGACTTGTGTGGTTTATTTCTACATTGTAACTAATCCTACATGACGAGCCCTTACCATAGGGGCCAACATGTTTAATAATGTATACAATGAAGCCCACTGACAGCATATTTTCATGGAACAAATATTGGTAACTTTATTATTAGGTGTTTCCCAGTGTGAAATTTTACTTAAATTTACGTTTCTGAAGTCTGGTTTACATCTGTCGAATACTTGGGCAAAGTTTCAAACTGGCAGACTGCTTTGCATTCATTTACTAATCGGAATTTTAGATCATAACATGAACAGTTAGATATATCACGTAAAACAGCATGAAATTTCGTGGCTAAAGGAAACTACAAATATCCGTGCTGGAATGAAAAACAGTATCGTAATGGAGAAACAGCAttaataggaggcattacttttgaattcgtcagTTTGAGCCTGCTCGAGGTTACACGCCTGCTGGGCTGACACTAACCTCCGAAGCTAGGTACCGTCCTCAGATACGTGCCATGCAGTACAGGATTTGACAATTAAAATACAATGGATCATTAATATATTTTAAATCAGCCCAATCAAACgatgaaagtttttatgttttACATTCTTTAGTTTTAAGACTTCTTTGATTGCGCTGAGAGTCGAAAACACCTTAGACATCATAGCTAATTCGCTCTTTCGACCATTCTTAAAATCTTGTAAGGCATATAGGCATATTCCAGCTTAAACTACGTCGGAGTGGATCATCATGAACTTGTTTCATcacatttgtgtgtgaaatcttatgggagttaactgctaatgtcatcagtccctaaatttaGACACTACTTACGTTAAATTATactaagcgcgcgcgcgcgcacacacacacacacacacacacacacacacacacacacacacacacgtctgagggaagactcgaacctccgccggggaccagccgcacatcacAACATTTCAGACGTAGAAAAATCGCCAGATACATGACATAAAGACGTGACACAGACATGTTACTTTCACATTTCGAAGTGTGGTAAAGCATGAAAATGGTTGACACCGCTATAGTGACACATAAGCGGAAAGCGACCATGTTGTTTTCTAAGTGTATGTTTTGTTCCTTCATCTGTCAGTGCACCGTTCATGCACGTTTTCCATGTATCCACCCTTCTGCGaagtattttcattttttactCACTCACAGCGATAGTCGTGCTTTCGACATTCAAAGATCAGATTCAATAGCCAGGATCTGATAGTGTTACTGATTAACTTAGtccaaagtattttttatttttctctccatTTCTAATGTTACAGCCCCGTTTCCGTTATAATTGACCGGGCTGTTATGCCgaggtcggttgatgaattctgtgtcaattcccaacgtttcgtctcagactgcgggagacatcttcaagggggtccgtagctcgatggaaggaccaacacacccactggctcagcgagtcagtagcgagccagtgggtgtgttggtccttccatcgagctacggacacccttgaagatgtctcccgcagtcggagacgaaacgttgcgaattgacacagaattcgtcaaccgaccacggcataacagcccggatgatAATGGAcacgatatttccggccgtgaaagtctattTTACTAGCCCCGTTTCCGCAACGCAAACAATGTTTTTCCCGAAATCTCCCGACACTAGTTTCTTCGCCCTATTGTGACTGACGTGCAGCATTAACGTGAAAGGCAGCAAAATATTGTACCACCATTGGACGTTAATGTCGCAAACACTTGCTATAGATTACGGGCGTGCGCAGCGCTAGTAAGCACTGTCTCCTGCAGCGATGCTGACTGGTGTGTTTTCTGTCGGTTGCAGTGTGGCTCCTTGGAGATCGGCGAGGAGCGTCGTCGGCGCGTCAACATGATGGAGACCCTGAGCCAGGTCAGCGAGAACTCGACCGGCGGCAGCGGTAGCGGCGGCCAGCAGCGGCTGGCGGTGCTCAGCTACGAGCAGGTGCGCCGCCTCAACGACGTCATGGACGAGGTGGTGTCGATCCACGGGCGCGGCAACTTCCCCACGCTGGAGGTGCGCCTGCGCGACCTGGTGACGGTGGTGCGCGCCAAGCTGGAGGCGGAGACGGGCGTCCGCGTGCGCGACATCCGCCTCAACGGCGGCGCCGCGTCGCACGTGCTCGCCACCGAGTCGCAGCCCTACAACGACCTCGACCTCATCTTCGCCGTCGAGCTGTCGGGCGGGCGCAACTTCGACCGCGTCAAGACGGCCGTGCTGGGCTCTCTGTTCGACCTGCTGCCCGAGGGCGTCAGCCGCAAGCGCATCACCACGTGCAGCCTCAAGGAGGCGTACGTCTCCAAGATGGTGAAGGTGAACCACGACGGCGACCGCTGGTCGCTCATCTCGCTCGGCAACTCGCGCGGCCACAAGAACGTCGAGCTCAAGTTCGTGGACTCGATGCGGCGCCAGTTCGAGTTCTCCGTCGACTCGTTCCAGATCGTGCTCGACTCGCTGCTGCTCTTCTACGAGTGCAGCGAGCTGCCCATCGGCGAGAACTTCTACCCGACCGTCGTCGGCGAGTCCGTGTACGGCGACTTCCAGGAGGCGCTCTACCACCTGCACAAGAAGCTGATCGCGACCAGGCACCCGGAGGAGATCCGCGGCGGCGGCCTGCTCAAGTACTGCTACCTGCTCGTCAAGAACTACCGGCCGGCGCAGCCCGACTACATCAAGACGCTCGAGCGCTACATGTGCTCGCGCTTCTTCATAGACTTCTCGGACATCAACCAGCAGCGGGCCAAGCTCGAGAACTACCTGTGGAACCACTTCGTCGACGCGGACGAGGAGCAACTCAAGTACCAGTACCTGATGCTGCTGCACAGCGTCGTCGAGGAGTCTACGGTGTGCCTGATGGGCCACGAGCGGCGGCAGACGCTCGCCCTCATCGAGGAGCTGGCCTACCGCGTGCTCTTCGCCGAGCAGAGCCGGCTGCTGGCGGCGCACCACCAGGCGGCCGCCCCCGCggccaccgcccccgccgcccccgcgcccACCGCCACGCTGCTGTACACGACGGGGCACGGCCACGTGTTCTACGCGCCCGTCATCCCCACGTGCACGTGCGCGGGCGGCGCCGCCGCGGCGTGGATGGCCGCAGCTGCCGCCGCTTGCTCCTCGTGATGTTCGCGCTCGCGTTCGCAGCTGCGCGTTCGCGTCCACTGCCGCCCGGAGGCGGTCGCAGCCGCAGCGGCGGAGCTCTTCTGCAAACTGTGAACGCGGCGGCCGACGTCCGCCCCCGCACTCCGCCGGCTAAGGAGGTGCTGGCCGCTTACCGCCTCGTACCCAGAAACTGTGCGACGGGAAGCTaaaaaaaaacaaacccataaACTGTTTCACGAGTTAGTCGTGACCGTGACTACACGTCACGTTGCGGCACTGAACCTACTGTTGAGTCATAAAAAAAAGCGAAAAATATTTTCTAATAGCATGAATGCACGAAAAATGACGAAAAAAGTGGACAAAACGGACTTAACAGGAAAAAACACTACGCTAAAAAATAATTGCGACCAAACCATTCCGAGATACACAACTCGTTTAAATTGATTTGGTGTGTGGCTGTGAAAAAAAGCtccaaaagaaataaatgaaatttctggTTGTGCTGTTTTGAATTACTAGGAGGATAagtttcaattttctttttcatgaaTAAGGTAGAATGCAGCCTGAAGTTACAATATGCAGTATGTTTAATGCTTTTATCTGGTAACTTGGTTGAAGATTTTTTGAAGTAATGGAAAGTTTTCTTGAAAAATTGTAGGTAAGAGGTTTGAAATCATAAAGTTTCTTGCAGATATTTTAGATTAGGTTTTGTATAGTAgtagtagcaacagcagcagacaaGCGTTGAGTATTCCAAAGTAAACTGAGTGATGATACGTTATGCCCCTTGATGCTCATGTTTGTTTCCGTATGAAATTACTTGTTGACAAAGGTTACTTGCAGCGTCCGCGATCAGTTCAGGGACATAAAAAATTCAGCACGGAGATTGCCAAGTTTTCTTTACCATCTCTCTTCTGCCAGTTACAATAGTGGAGACGTGAGTTTTTTTTGGTGAAAAGTCCATACTTAGGAATGCACAACTTTCGTCTGTTTACATAACCGCCTCTTTGTGTGGCTGTCACGATGGTTCCGTATTGCTCGGTTATACGTGCCAGTTGACCTCGCTGAGGCGAGCAAATTCGCTCGCGAGGAGAAAGGGAAACCGGCCTGTTAGGATGTAGGCTGTGCTTGCAGGAAGTGCACAAAAGCTTCACGATTGagggatcctttttttttttaaaggatgaCTCCACGTGAAGTGACCCTACGAAGCCAGAGGCGGGACGTAATACGTTCGGTGCAACTTTGAACGGGTACTGTAGAGTGTGTtcagaatttctttaaaaaatgtcgCAAGTAATATTTATAAATATAGTTCCATGAAATcacaaaaacagctgatggtttTTACAGACTACCTGAGTAATttggaaacattttaaatttttaagaaaacatgAGAAACACGAATTTTTATCGTTTTAGAGTTAACGAACAATAGACATTAGAATTAATCTTAAGAAAGGTAGAGGCACACTCTCCGTTAGTTCGGTGTTcggcaatttttttatttcttgcccAAGTGTGAGCACTTTAAGCATAGATGAATTTAGATTTGCAAGTACTGTTTCGTAAGACTGTCAACGTTTGTCTCCACAGTGAAATTATGCCCAAACTGTGAGACTCGTATTTTTTTGAGCATTGCACATT
This sequence is a window from Schistocerca americana isolate TAMUIC-IGC-003095 chromosome 4, iqSchAmer2.1, whole genome shotgun sequence. Protein-coding genes within it:
- the LOC124612358 gene encoding terminal nucleotidyltransferase 5C, producing MMETLSQVSENSTGGSGSGGQQRLAVLSYEQVRRLNDVMDEVVSIHGRGNFPTLEVRLRDLVTVVRAKLEAETGVRVRDIRLNGGAASHVLATESQPYNDLDLIFAVELSGGRNFDRVKTAVLGSLFDLLPEGVSRKRITTCSLKEAYVSKMVKVNHDGDRWSLISLGNSRGHKNVELKFVDSMRRQFEFSVDSFQIVLDSLLLFYECSELPIGENFYPTVVGESVYGDFQEALYHLHKKLIATRHPEEIRGGGLLKYCYLLVKNYRPAQPDYIKTLERYMCSRFFIDFSDINQQRAKLENYLWNHFVDADEEQLKYQYLMLLHSVVEESTVCLMGHERRQTLALIEELAYRVLFAEQSRLLAAHHQAAAPAATAPAAPAPTATLLYTTGHGHVFYAPVIPTCTCAGGAAAAWMAAAAAACSS